One window from the genome of [Clostridium] celerecrescens 18A encodes:
- a CDS encoding ketopantoate reductase family protein, whose amino-acid sequence MKIAVIGAGAMGSIYGSHLSLNNEVYMVDTAPAVVEHIQKEGIKVLEDNEEHIYRPNAVASTEGMEPVDLVILFVKSLYSKAALDANRSLLGPGTYLMTLQNGSGHEDILEEFVSRDHMVIGTTDDNGAVLGLGYVKRGGTGNTNVGMLAEDKEQFLPRLKEAFECCGFRVNVHSNIQQLIWNKLFTNVSLSAVTGILQVDIGYIASNEHAFNMTVRLIKEAASVARGLGLHADDDEIIEKVKKTSEMSPNGCTSIRADLQNGRKTEVDTISGSVVRAAKKCGIPVPTHEFLVEMVHAMEDKSR is encoded by the coding sequence ATGAAGATTGCTGTTATAGGGGCAGGGGCAATGGGTTCCATCTATGGTTCCCATTTGTCCTTGAACAATGAAGTATATATGGTAGATACGGCGCCTGCAGTTGTGGAGCACATCCAAAAGGAAGGGATCAAGGTTCTGGAAGATAACGAGGAGCATATTTACCGTCCCAATGCTGTTGCTTCCACAGAAGGTATGGAGCCTGTGGACCTTGTCATTCTGTTCGTTAAATCCTTATATTCCAAAGCAGCACTGGATGCAAACAGAAGCCTGCTCGGCCCTGGAACCTACTTGATGACCTTGCAGAATGGTTCCGGCCATGAGGATATCCTGGAGGAGTTTGTTTCCAGGGATCATATGGTTATCGGTACCACAGACGACAACGGCGCAGTTTTGGGACTTGGCTATGTGAAACGAGGCGGTACAGGCAATACCAACGTAGGCATGCTGGCAGAAGATAAAGAGCAGTTCCTTCCAAGGCTGAAAGAAGCTTTTGAATGCTGCGGCTTTCGGGTAAATGTCCATTCCAATATCCAGCAGCTTATTTGGAACAAGCTTTTTACTAATGTATCATTAAGTGCGGTCACAGGCATACTTCAGGTGGATATTGGGTATATCGCATCCAATGAGCATGCCTTTAATATGACGGTCCGCCTGATTAAAGAGGCGGCTTCCGTGGCCCGTGGTCTGGGCCTACATGCGGATGACGATGAGATCATAGAAAAGGTGAAGAAAACCTCGGAGATGTCTCCAAACGGCTGCACCTCCATCCGTGCAGATCTGCAAAATGGACGGAAAACAGAAGTAGATACGATCAGCGGTTCCGTAGTAAGGGCTGCAAAGAAATGCGGCATTCCGGTACCAACCCATGAGTTCCTGGTGGAAATGGTACACGCTATGGAAGACAAAAGCCGGTAA
- a CDS encoding M28 family peptidase — translation MNLNKYLTELSMKDPDLRRMALERVLEQEHLLFERQEEAPSPNAPRGIINYLISPEDNRPSLLFCAHYDAVYGSFGANDNAAALCILIALAKALRAEHYPARFAFFDGEETGNSGSRHYVSQMDRQAITGVINLDVCGYGDTIAVYDRGNAKKESVRTFCNKEILAAHNGLLVKFLPKSDEASFSGLRIPAISIASIPRWDIHYLNALSNLGSGFLGHPPEFDMILSQMDVSSTMHGGYRDSPEWVEPEAMTRIYDYLMDALHAPADKKKRFLLF, via the coding sequence ATGAACCTGAACAAATATTTAACGGAACTTTCCATGAAGGATCCTGATCTGCGCCGTATGGCCTTGGAAAGGGTCCTGGAGCAGGAACACCTGCTATTTGAACGTCAGGAAGAAGCTCCCTCTCCCAATGCTCCCAGAGGAATCATCAATTATTTAATTTCTCCGGAAGATAACAGGCCCAGCCTCTTGTTCTGTGCCCATTACGATGCGGTATACGGAAGCTTTGGGGCCAATGACAACGCTGCTGCCCTTTGCATCCTGATCGCTCTTGCCAAAGCCCTGCGCGCCGAACACTATCCTGCACGTTTTGCGTTTTTTGACGGAGAGGAAACAGGCAATTCGGGAAGCCGTCATTACGTCAGCCAAATGGACCGCCAGGCCATTACCGGTGTGATTAATCTGGATGTATGCGGTTACGGTGATACCATCGCAGTCTATGACCGGGGGAATGCAAAAAAAGAGTCTGTACGCACTTTCTGCAACAAGGAAATCCTGGCAGCCCACAACGGCCTCCTGGTGAAATTTTTGCCTAAGAGCGACGAAGCCTCTTTCTCCGGACTCCGAATTCCTGCGATCAGCATAGCGTCAATTCCCCGTTGGGATATCCATTATCTAAATGCCCTTTCCAATCTGGGCAGCGGATTTTTGGGCCATCCACCGGAGTTTGACATGATTCTCAGTCAGATGGATGTCTCAAGCACCATGCACGGCGGCTATCGGGATTCTCCTGAATGGGTTGAGCCGGAAGCCATGACGCGTATATATGATTATCTTATGGATGCGCTGCACGCGCCGGCTGATAAGAAAAAGCGGTTCCTTCTGTTTTAA
- a CDS encoding zinc-binding alcohol dehydrogenase family protein, with protein sequence MKAVQIVKPYELKVIDVELPVMDEKNNVLIKMTAAGICGSDVGIYHGTNAAATYPRIIGHEMVGKVAEVGSSVKNLKVGDRVIINQVTSCGHCYPCRIGRGNVCDHLAVRGVHIDGGYREYMAVPESDCYVLPDSLSDEDAVMIEPATIGIQSCTRAELDKDDMLLIYGSGALGSSILKTARLICDHIIVADIQDDKLETAKKNGAAYTINTSKEDLQEKVKEYTHMRGATVSIDAVCSKDSLTQLLQATGNAGRVMTMGFSTSPTEVTQFSITSKELDVRGSRLQNKMFGKAIELINEGKLDLSGSVSHTFPLIRAQEAFDFVDSHDPSIRKIVLTFDF encoded by the coding sequence ATGAAAGCGGTACAAATTGTAAAACCTTATGAGTTAAAAGTCATTGATGTAGAACTGCCGGTAATGGACGAAAAAAATAACGTACTGATTAAAATGACTGCTGCAGGAATCTGCGGCTCCGATGTAGGTATTTACCATGGAACCAATGCTGCGGCTACCTATCCCAGGATCATAGGACATGAAATGGTGGGAAAAGTGGCGGAAGTCGGTTCCTCTGTCAAGAATTTAAAAGTGGGTGACCGTGTAATCATCAACCAGGTGACAAGCTGTGGCCATTGTTATCCCTGCCGGATCGGACGGGGCAATGTATGCGACCATCTGGCTGTACGCGGCGTTCACATTGACGGAGGGTATCGTGAATATATGGCTGTACCGGAATCAGACTGTTATGTACTTCCGGATTCCCTTTCTGATGAAGACGCTGTTATGATTGAGCCTGCCACCATCGGCATCCAGTCCTGCACCCGTGCAGAGCTAGACAAGGATGACATGCTTTTAATCTACGGCTCCGGCGCTCTTGGAAGCTCCATATTAAAGACCGCCCGTTTGATCTGTGACCATATCATTGTTGCGGACATCCAGGATGATAAGCTGGAAACTGCTAAAAAGAACGGGGCTGCTTATACGATCAATACCTCGAAGGAGGACCTCCAGGAAAAGGTAAAGGAATATACCCACATGAGAGGAGCTACGGTTTCCATAGATGCTGTTTGCAGCAAGGATTCCCTGACTCAGCTTCTCCAGGCTACCGGAAACGCCGGCCGGGTTATGACCATGGGATTTTCTACGTCCCCTACGGAGGTCACTCAGTTTTCCATCACCTCTAAGGAACTAGATGTGAGAGGTTCCCGTCTTCAGAATAAGATGTTTGGAAAGGCCATTGAACTGATCAATGAGGGTAAACTGGATCTTAGCGGTTCTGTTTCTCATACCTTCCCCCTGATTCGCGCCCAGGAGGCGTTTGACTTTGTGGACAGCCATGATCCGTCTATTCGTAAGATCGTACTTACCTTTGATTTTTAG
- a CDS encoding YhcH/YjgK/YiaL family protein — MIFGNIYKPMLEEQLAVLPAPLRSAIRFLKDNDMAAHEPGVFNIELDGLPVILQVLDLDTKDREDLRPEIHRKNIDVQFLAKGGPEEAGFYSKDETGQADEDLLDTPRDILFFRNDPVAPEGRIRLIPGSYAIYFPWDVHIPAIQAGESPAAIRKIVIKVPLESCLPGDARQGE, encoded by the coding sequence ATGATTTTCGGAAACATTTACAAACCCATGCTGGAGGAACAGCTTGCCGTGCTGCCGGCTCCCCTGCGCAGCGCCATCCGCTTTTTAAAGGACAACGATATGGCAGCTCATGAACCAGGAGTATTTAATATAGAACTGGACGGCCTGCCCGTTATTCTGCAGGTCCTTGATTTAGACACAAAAGACCGGGAGGACCTTCGTCCGGAAATTCACAGAAAAAATATCGACGTACAGTTTCTTGCCAAGGGTGGCCCGGAAGAGGCCGGCTTTTACAGTAAGGATGAAACCGGTCAGGCAGACGAGGATCTACTTGATACCCCCAGGGACATTCTTTTCTTCCGCAATGATCCAGTAGCTCCGGAGGGACGCATCCGCCTGATTCCAGGCTCCTATGCCATTTATTTCCCCTGGGATGTTCATATCCCTGCCATCCAGGCCGGAGAAAGCCCTGCGGCGATCCGCAAGATCGTTATAAAAGTGCCTCTTGAAAGCTGCCTGCCCGGTGACGCCCGACAGGGGGAATGA
- a CDS encoding hydantoinase/oxoprolinase family protein, with the protein MAERIHRPVRMGIDVGGTYTKCVAMDNDTHDIIGKNEVKTTHDHKDGVAAGVVQSFKNCMNENNISPEDVVFVAHSTTQATNAFIEGDVASVGVVGVAGGGLEGFLAKRQLALKNIVLDEKVGRMIKVYNTFIKKKMLTEDIINKNIDDLLAQGSQVMVASMAFGVDSMGEEQMIHDCAKKKNVPVTMASDITKLYGLTRRTRTAAINASILPKMMMTANATETSVKSAGVNVPLMIMRGDGGVMEIGEMRKRPILTALSGPAASVMGSLMYLRASNAIYFEVGGTTTNIGVIKNGRPGVDYAKIGGHDTYINSLDVRILGCAGGSMVRVNDKCVVDVGPRSAHIAGCEYACFMPEDEIVDPQIEMVSPKPGDPGDYVTLRLKNGKRICFTNTDAANVLGLIDEKYFAHGNANSARKAMQPVADKLGITVEELATQILDKDFEKINACINSLAEKYKLDHDSMKLVGCGGGAASLVPYCAGKMGLQYSIPENAEVISSIGVALSMVRDVVERVIPNPTQEDIRELKKEAADLAVSSGASPDSVEIHIEIDSQTGKVTAIATGSTEVKTTDLLKACEEPEACELAIQDFGPKICNVELAEMTDKFYVYKGEKDGKTPLRIVDSKGFIKVQCSDGVVEKCKAKDYEEVVEKLWKENAVFKTDTVLRPDFFVCFGPRVCDYSAVDLEQVMLLMNLDLGDREPEEDVLIIASVQEI; encoded by the coding sequence ATGGCAGAACGAATACACAGACCGGTTCGTATGGGAATTGACGTAGGCGGTACCTATACCAAATGCGTTGCAATGGATAACGATACCCATGATATTATCGGAAAAAACGAAGTAAAAACGACACATGACCACAAAGACGGCGTTGCTGCCGGAGTTGTGCAGAGCTTTAAGAACTGCATGAACGAAAATAATATCTCTCCGGAAGATGTGGTTTTCGTGGCTCACTCCACCACCCAGGCTACCAATGCCTTTATCGAGGGCGATGTGGCAAGCGTCGGAGTCGTAGGAGTAGCAGGGGGTGGTCTTGAGGGCTTTCTGGCAAAGCGCCAGCTGGCTTTAAAAAACATTGTGCTGGATGAAAAAGTCGGCCGTATGATCAAAGTGTATAATACCTTTATTAAGAAAAAAATGCTGACAGAAGATATCATCAATAAGAACATCGATGATCTGCTTGCCCAGGGCTCTCAGGTAATGGTGGCTTCCATGGCCTTTGGCGTGGACAGTATGGGGGAAGAGCAGATGATCCATGACTGCGCAAAGAAGAAAAATGTGCCTGTAACAATGGCTTCCGATATTACAAAACTTTACGGACTTACCCGCCGTACCCGTACGGCGGCAATCAATGCCTCCATTCTGCCGAAGATGATGATGACTGCAAATGCAACAGAAACCTCAGTAAAATCTGCGGGCGTCAACGTGCCCTTAATGATTATGAGAGGTGACGGCGGTGTTATGGAGATCGGTGAAATGAGAAAGCGTCCGATCCTGACTGCACTATCCGGTCCGGCAGCATCGGTTATGGGTTCCCTCATGTATCTTCGTGCTTCCAATGCCATCTATTTTGAGGTTGGAGGTACTACCACCAACATCGGGGTCATCAAAAACGGCCGTCCTGGTGTGGATTATGCAAAAATCGGGGGTCACGACACCTATATCAACTCTCTGGATGTCCGGATCTTAGGCTGCGCGGGCGGTTCCATGGTCCGTGTCAATGATAAATGTGTGGTAGATGTAGGCCCTCGTTCCGCTCATATCGCCGGCTGTGAATATGCCTGCTTTATGCCGGAAGATGAGATCGTTGATCCACAGATCGAAATGGTAAGCCCAAAACCAGGGGATCCGGGTGACTATGTGACCCTGCGGTTAAAGAATGGAAAGCGCATCTGCTTTACCAATACGGATGCTGCAAACGTCCTGGGCTTAATTGATGAAAAATATTTTGCCCATGGCAATGCAAATTCCGCCAGAAAGGCCATGCAGCCTGTTGCTGATAAGCTTGGCATAACAGTAGAAGAACTGGCTACCCAGATTCTGGATAAGGACTTTGAAAAGATCAATGCCTGCATCAACTCTCTGGCTGAAAAGTACAAGTTAGATCATGACAGCATGAAACTGGTTGGCTGCGGCGGCGGTGCTGCTTCCCTGGTTCCTTACTGCGCCGGCAAGATGGGACTGCAGTACAGCATCCCGGAAAATGCGGAAGTAATTTCTTCCATAGGCGTGGCGCTGTCCATGGTTCGTGACGTGGTAGAGCGTGTCATTCCAAACCCAACACAGGAAGACATCCGCGAGCTGAAAAAAGAGGCGGCAGATCTGGCAGTCAGCTCAGGCGCTTCTCCTGATTCAGTAGAGATCCATATAGAGATCGACAGCCAGACAGGAAAGGTGACGGCCATAGCCACAGGATCCACAGAAGTAAAGACCACAGATCTTTTAAAGGCCTGCGAGGAGCCGGAGGCTTGCGAGCTTGCTATACAGGATTTCGGTCCCAAGATCTGCAATGTGGAATTGGCTGAGATGACAGACAAGTTTTATGTTTATAAAGGAGAAAAAGACGGTAAAACACCTCTGCGTATCGTAGACAGCAAGGGATTCATTAAAGTTCAGTGTTCCGACGGTGTTGTAGAGAAATGTAAGGCAAAGGATTACGAAGAGGTTGTGGAAAAGCTTTGGAAGGAGAACGCCGTGTTTAAGACGGATACCGTGCTGCGTCCGGATTTCTTTGTATGTTTCGGACCCAGGGTATGCGACTACAGTGCAGTGGATTTAGAGCAGGTTATGCTTCTTATGAATCTGGACCTAGGTGACCGGGAGCCAGAGGAAGATGTCCTGATCATAGCTTCCGTACAGGAGATTTAA
- a CDS encoding GntR family transcriptional regulator produces the protein MNDTGSLQYQAYHTIKEQILSKSLDSEVLYSETRLAKELGISRTPLREALQYLSQEGYITIIPSRGFMIRRLDKETMRESIQVRCAIEGFCVHLAAGCEDKKRLHKLLKDMEESLARQKTALSAKNFPDSFTEEDHQFHMLLVHFAENSEFDHLFQRLLYTIHLTTANALTVTGRAQATYEEHLTFYQHLKKEDSLQAYQVLITHLMMPLTMNII, from the coding sequence ATGAACGATACCGGTTCCCTGCAATATCAGGCTTATCATACAATTAAAGAACAGATCCTTTCCAAATCCCTGGACTCAGAGGTTTTATACTCGGAAACCAGACTGGCAAAGGAGCTGGGTATTTCCCGGACCCCTCTGCGTGAGGCACTTCAGTATCTCTCTCAGGAAGGTTATATTACCATCATTCCAAGCCGCGGTTTCATGATCCGGCGTCTGGACAAGGAGACCATGCGGGAATCCATCCAGGTCCGCTGCGCCATTGAGGGCTTTTGTGTCCATCTGGCCGCAGGCTGCGAGGATAAAAAACGGCTTCACAAGCTTTTAAAGGATATGGAAGAATCCCTTGCCAGGCAGAAAACCGCTCTCTCCGCAAAGAATTTCCCGGATTCCTTTACAGAAGAAGACCATCAGTTCCATATGCTTTTAGTCCATTTCGCTGAGAACAGCGAATTTGACCATCTGTTCCAGCGCCTTCTTTATACCATACATCTGACCACTGCCAATGCTCTGACCGTCACCGGCCGTGCACAGGCAACCTACGAAGAACATTTAACCTTTTACCAGCATCTGAAAAAAGAGGATAGCCTCCAGGCCTATCAGGTCCTGATCACCCACCTTATGATGCCTTTGACCATGAATATCATTTAA
- a CDS encoding dihydrodipicolinate synthase family protein — MKKLYVASITPFQENGEINESAARQLWERNISEGADGFFIGGSSGECFLLTREERVRSFELASEYVNRADIFAHVGSISTEEAVFYAKKAKDLGIRNIAATPPLYFGFSEKEIAGYYYDIAEAIGQPVLYYNIPSSTHKELEVSQPDIQALLKSGAIGSVKHTNLNLLQMERMRNINPDIKCFGGFESCMVAFLAFGCDGFIGSSFNFMLPQFKHVMEQYLDGREEEARILQTKCNNILDVLLKNGLCANLKYIVSSQGIPAGEVRKPMLPLTQEKKDEMDQVLKQYLEIR; from the coding sequence ATGAAGAAATTATATGTTGCTTCCATTACTCCGTTTCAAGAAAATGGAGAAATCAATGAATCCGCTGCAAGGCAGCTTTGGGAGAGAAATATTTCAGAGGGAGCGGATGGATTTTTTATCGGGGGAAGCTCGGGGGAGTGTTTTCTTCTGACCAGAGAGGAGAGGGTCCGTTCCTTTGAACTTGCTTCAGAATATGTAAACCGCGCGGATATATTTGCTCACGTAGGATCCATCAGTACGGAGGAAGCTGTATTCTATGCGAAAAAGGCAAAGGATTTGGGCATCCGGAATATAGCGGCGACTCCTCCGCTTTACTTTGGATTCTCTGAGAAGGAGATCGCAGGATATTACTACGATATTGCTGAGGCAATCGGCCAGCCGGTTCTCTATTATAACATCCCATCCAGCACCCACAAAGAGCTGGAAGTTTCCCAACCGGATATTCAGGCGCTTTTAAAATCCGGTGCAATAGGATCTGTAAAGCATACCAATCTTAATCTGCTTCAGATGGAGCGGATGAGGAATATAAATCCGGATATTAAGTGCTTCGGAGGCTTTGAAAGCTGTATGGTGGCTTTCCTCGCCTTTGGCTGTGACGGCTTTATCGGAAGCAGCTTTAATTTTATGCTGCCCCAGTTTAAGCATGTGATGGAACAGTATCTGGATGGAAGGGAGGAGGAAGCCAGAATCCTCCAGACCAAATGCAACAACATCCTGGATGTGCTTTTAAAGAACGGATTGTGTGCAAACCTAAAGTATATCGTTTCCAGCCAGGGAATTCCGGCCGGAGAAGTGAGAAAGCCCATGCTGCCTCTGACGCAGGAGAAGAAGGACGAGATGGATCAGGTGCTTAAGCAGTATCTGGAGATTCGCTAG
- a CDS encoding YhcH/YjgK/YiaL family protein has protein sequence MLFSNISVAETYDYLEDKFRAAYEWLRETDIRSLPVGSYEIKGDMVVANVQEYTTFPAEQGSFETHEKYFDIQYMVSGREQFGVCKRDGLKVKERIEENDVIFYEEPEFSGSVLLEEGDLIIVAPEDAHKPRCAAGKPCDVKKVVVKIAL, from the coding sequence ATGCTTTTTTCTAATATTTCAGTTGCAGAAACATACGATTATCTGGAAGATAAATTCCGGGCAGCCTATGAGTGGCTGAGAGAAACGGATATCCGTTCTTTACCGGTAGGAAGCTATGAGATCAAGGGAGATATGGTGGTGGCAAATGTACAGGAATACACCACTTTTCCTGCAGAGCAGGGATCCTTTGAGACCCATGAGAAATATTTTGATATTCAGTACATGGTTTCCGGAAGGGAACAGTTCGGCGTCTGCAAAAGAGACGGCTTAAAGGTGAAGGAACGGATTGAGGAAAACGATGTGATCTTCTATGAAGAACCGGAGTTTAGCGGAAGCGTTCTGCTGGAAGAAGGAGATTTAATCATTGTGGCTCCTGAAGATGCCCATAAGCCCCGCTGCGCGGCAGGAAAGCCCTGTGATGTAAAGAAGGTCGTAGTAAAGATCGCCCTCTAA
- the yiaK gene encoding 3-dehydro-L-gulonate 2-dehydrogenase: protein MSLKIPYEAVKETIKKALLNAGLTMEQAEVCATIHAQSSADGVESHGLNRVPRFVEYVQKGWVDPKGQPELIGARGAVENYDGHLGIGITNAMFCADRAMELAKEHGIGCVALRNTTHWMRGGTYAWRMAEAGFMGMSWINTESCMPLWGSDEPGVGNNPFCIAIPRVDGPIVLDMAMSQYAYGKLGVYRLADKKLPFPGGFDKDGNLTDDPGAIEESRRILPTGYWKGSGMAIALDLAAALMANGNSGFDMDEEGRGSCTGCCQIFIAYDPYLFGTKEEIQEMLNRRVAAADASHPEREGGQVTCPGERTITTRERSMKDGVSVDETVWDQVVAISEGDLYTKDIASK from the coding sequence ATGAGTTTAAAAATTCCATATGAGGCAGTAAAAGAAACAATTAAAAAAGCGTTGTTAAATGCAGGTCTTACCATGGAACAGGCTGAGGTCTGTGCAACCATCCATGCCCAGTCCAGTGCCGATGGAGTAGAGAGCCATGGATTAAACCGTGTTCCGCGTTTTGTAGAATATGTGCAGAAGGGCTGGGTGGACCCAAAGGGACAGCCGGAGCTTATAGGGGCCAGAGGAGCCGTTGAGAATTACGACGGACATTTAGGAATCGGTATTACCAATGCAATGTTTTGTGCAGACCGGGCCATGGAGCTTGCCAAGGAACATGGGATCGGATGCGTTGCCTTGAGAAATACGACACACTGGATGCGTGGCGGCACCTATGCATGGAGAATGGCGGAAGCCGGCTTCATGGGTATGAGCTGGATCAACACGGAGAGCTGTATGCCTTTGTGGGGCAGTGATGAGCCGGGCGTAGGAAATAACCCGTTCTGCATTGCCATTCCAAGAGTGGATGGCCCGATTGTTCTTGATATGGCGATGAGCCAGTATGCTTATGGAAAGCTTGGAGTTTACCGTCTGGCAGACAAAAAGCTTCCATTCCCCGGAGGCTTTGATAAAGACGGAAACTTAACGGATGATCCGGGAGCCATTGAGGAAAGCCGAAGGATCCTTCCCACCGGATACTGGAAGGGAAGCGGTATGGCCATTGCGTTAGATCTGGCAGCAGCTCTCATGGCAAACGGTAACAGCGGTTTTGATATGGATGAAGAAGGAAGAGGAAGCTGCACTGGCTGCTGTCAGATTTTCATTGCTTATGATCCATATCTTTTCGGAACAAAGGAAGAAATCCAGGAAATGCTTAACCGGCGTGTTGCTGCGGCGGATGCAAGTCATCCGGAGCGGGAAGGCGGCCAGGTTACCTGTCCGGGAGAACGCACCATCACCACCAGGGAACGCAGCATGAAGGATGGCGTATCCGTGGATGAGACTGTCTGGGACCAGGTAGTTGCCATTTCAGAAGGCGATTTATATACAAAAGATATTGCAAGCAAATAA
- a CDS encoding cyclase family protein: protein MSAYELGNGLRVIDLTKQLDPETETRRCHLFRFNTGGPIPDFHTIMDLTSHLGTHVECPYHHNDNWTDVQGLPISTFMGRAILVNIDHMEPNGKIKGEDLEKACGDRIKEGDIVILDSPRKLPPFTPASNTKEDKRLFICRETAEWLKEKKVKCVGFGDGVSIESNNEDVCAFHDVLMEVDVVFLEVLKNLEELTTDTFFMSYAPIPIKGLDSCPIRAYAIEGIAEFSK from the coding sequence ATGAGCGCATATGAACTGGGAAATGGGTTAAGAGTCATTGATTTAACAAAGCAGCTGGATCCGGAAACTGAGACAAGACGGTGCCATTTATTCCGTTTTAACACAGGCGGTCCTATTCCGGATTTCCACACCATTATGGACTTAACCAGCCATTTAGGCACTCATGTGGAATGTCCATATCACCACAACGATAACTGGACAGACGTACAGGGTCTGCCTATCAGCACCTTCATGGGCCGTGCGATCCTTGTAAACATCGATCATATGGAGCCTAACGGCAAGATTAAGGGAGAAGATTTAGAAAAAGCCTGCGGCGACCGCATCAAAGAAGGAGATATCGTTATCCTGGATTCCCCACGCAAGCTTCCCCCATTCACTCCTGCTTCTAATACGAAAGAGGATAAGCGCCTTTTCATCTGCCGTGAGACTGCAGAGTGGTTAAAGGAGAAGAAAGTAAAATGCGTTGGCTTTGGCGACGGCGTTTCCATTGAGAGCAACAACGAGGATGTATGCGCATTCCACGATGTTTTGATGGAGGTTGATGTAGTATTCTTAGAGGTATTAAAGAATTTAGAAGAGCTGACCACTGACACTTTCTTCATGTCCTACGCTCCGATTCCGATCAAAGGACTGGATTCCTGCCCGATCCGCGCATATGCCATCGAGGGAATTGCGGAATTTTCGAAATAA